In the Solanum pennellii chromosome 5, SPENNV200 genome, one interval contains:
- the LOC107019789 gene encoding probable WRKY transcription factor 26: protein MDFLTIPPGISPAALLDSPFMQPTSLTPTENVGEILNCIESRKNEEEFSKKQNQQYEQRGIYNSANNSSDDGYTWRKYGQKQVKGSNFPRSYYKCTEPKCLVRKKVESAPNGHVIEIVYNGAHTHPKTRRKTSDVVAQQNGSSSSSDLLWRNDQYSRDVAAALEPVISDASDSMLSNNINNVFESNDISSKLTTFDAENEHLATHFLGDGINQYEFETKRRKKDGYLAEPSSLSRTVREPKVVLQVASEIDILEDGYRWRKYGQKVVKGNPNPRSYYKCTSGGCTVRKHVERAADDFKSVITTYEGKHNHEVPSTNKTNGVSGNVRSASMLNNGQQPCTTTSRKSLKDSNSRVQFQDLPIPFERKHFMGSEYLRPSYLGDLSYGATSLQLPDFPLPLPLPSRMSFPARQNESHFHLNNNFLLPNGASNSFLADGSTQHIHGDNNNSRLVKAKDEIQYWT, encoded by the exons ATGGATTTTCTGACGATACCTCCCGGCATTAGTCCGGCGGCATTGCTTGATTCTCCGTTCATGCAACCAACTTCACTG ACACCAACTGAGAATGTTGGAGAaatattgaattgtattgaatcaagaaagaatgaagaagaatttAGCAAGAAACAAAACCAACAATATGAGCAGAGAGGCATATATAATAGTGCTAACAATTCATCAGATGATGGATATACATGGAGAAAATATGGACAAAAGCAAGTTAAAGGGAGTAATTTTCCAAGAAGTTACTATAAATGTACTGAACCAAAGTGTCTAGTGAGGAAAAAAGTTGAGTCTGCACCAAATGGACATGTTATAGAAATTGTCTACAATGGTGCTCATACTCATCCGAAAACTCGACGAAAAACTAGTGATGTTGTTGCACAACAAAatggatcatcatcatcatctgaTTTATTATGGAGAAATGATCAGTACAGTAGAGATGTTGCAGCAGCACTAGAACCTGTCATCTCTGATGCCTCCGATTCAATGTTGTCCAACAATATCAATAACGTCTTTGAATCTAATGACATTTCCTCTAAACTTACTACATTTGATGCTGAAAATGAACATTTAGCCACTCATTTTCTTGGTGATGGTATCAATCAGTATGAATTCGAGACTAAAAGAAG GAAGAAAGACGGTTATTTAGCTGAACCAAGTTCACTGTCGAGAACAGTGAGAGAACCAAAAGTAGTCCTACAGGTGGCGAGTGAAATTGATATTCTTGAAGATGGCTATCGCTGGAGAAAATATGGCCAGAAAGTTGTCAAAGGAAACCCGAACCCCAG GAGCTACTACAAATGTACGAGTGGTGGATGCACAGTGAGGAAACATGTCGAAAGGGCAGCAGATGACTTTAAATCAGTAATCACAACATATGAAGGGAAACATAACCATGAAGTGCCATCAACAAACAAGACGAATGGTGTTTCAGGAAATGTTCGTTCAGCATCTATGTTAAACAACGGGCAACAGCCTTGCACAACAACATCTCGTAAAAGTCTCAAAGATTCAAATTCGAGAGTGCAGTTTCAAGATCTACCAATTCCATTCGAAAGAAAGCATTTCATGGGAAGCGAATATTTAAGGCCAAGTTACCTCGGGGACTTGAGTTACGGAGCTACTTCTTTACAACTCCCAGACTTCCCATTACCATTGCCATTGCCATCGCGAATGAGCTTTCCTGCAAGACAGAACGAGTCTCACTTTCATTTGAATAACAATTTCTTACTGCCAAATGGTGCATCCAATTCTTTTTTAGCAGATGGGAGTACACAACATATTCACGGTGACAACAATAATTCAAGACTCGTCAAAGCCAAAGACGAGATTCAGTACTGGACCT
- the LOC107018548 gene encoding isopentenyl-diphosphate Delta-isomerase II produces MVDVIADANMDAVQRRLMFDDECILVDVNDKVVGHESKYNCHLMEKIESENLLHRAFSVFLFNSKYELLLQQRSATKVTFPLVWTNTCCSHPLYRESELIEENALGVRNAAQRKLLDELGIPAEDVPVDQFTPLGRMLYKAPSDGKWGEHELDYLLFIVRDVNVHPNPDEVADIKYVNQEQLKELLRKADAGEEGLKLSPWFRLVVDNFLFKWWDHVEKGTIQEAADMKTIHKLT; encoded by the exons ATGGTTGATGTTATTGCTGATGCAAACATGGATGCTGTACAGCGCCGTCTCATGTTTGACGATGA ATGTATTTTGGTGGATGTGAATGACAAGGTTGTTGGTCATGAGTCCAAGTACAATT GTCATTTGATGGAAAAGATCGAATCTGAGAATTTGTTGCACAGAGCTTTCAGTGTGTTTCTTTTCAACTCAAAGTATGAACTTCTTCTTCAG CAACGATCTGCAACAAAGGTAACCTTTCCTTTGGTGTGGACAAACACATGCTGCAGCCATCCTCTCTACCGAGAGTCTGAGCTTATCGAGGAGAATGCTCTTG GTGTAAGAAACGCTGCACAGAGGAAGCTGCTTGATGAACTCGGTATCCCTGCTGAAGATGTCCCGGTTGACCAGTTCACACCATTGGGTCGTATGCTTTACAAGGCTCCATCTGATGGAAAGTGGGGAGAACATGAAC TTGATTACCTTCTGTTCATCGTTCGTGATGTCAACGTTCACCCGAACCCAGACGAAGTTGCTGACATCAAATATGTGAACCAAGAGCAACTAAAAGAGCTTTTGAGGAAAGCTGATGCTGGTGAAGAAGGTTTGAAGCTGTCTCCTTGGTTCAGACTCGTCGTTGACAACTTCTTGTTCAAATGGTGGGATCATGTTGAGAAGGGGACCATCCAAGAAGCTGCTGATATGAAAACCATTCACAAGTTGACTTAA